One genomic window of Gallaecimonas sp. GXIMD4217 includes the following:
- a CDS encoding DUF808 domain-containing protein, translating to MAGASLLTLLDDIATLLDDVAAMTKVAAKKTAGVLGDDLALNAEQVSGVRAERELPVVWAVAKGSFKNKLILVPAALAISALLPWLITPLLMLGGAFLCFEGFEKLAHKFLHSGAERETEHQLKLKAVQDPKVDLVAFEKKKIRGAIRTDFILSAEIIVIALGTVQDADFAVRAAVVSGIAVLITVVVYGLVAGIVKMDDAGLHLLRDRTKSRIGAAKRGLGRGLLVLAPRLMKALAVLGTAAMFLVGGGILLHGLPFGHELVHHLEQWAQGLAFGGAALAWLMPVLANGLGGLLAGAVLVALHATGSGLYGRLRHQPY from the coding sequence ATGGCCGGCGCCAGCCTGTTAACCCTGCTAGACGATATTGCCACCCTCCTTGACGATGTGGCCGCCATGACCAAGGTGGCGGCCAAGAAGACCGCCGGGGTGCTGGGGGACGATCTGGCCCTCAATGCCGAGCAGGTGTCCGGGGTCCGGGCCGAGCGGGAGCTGCCCGTGGTCTGGGCCGTGGCCAAGGGTTCGTTCAAGAACAAGTTGATCCTGGTGCCGGCCGCCCTGGCCATCAGCGCCCTGTTGCCCTGGCTTATAACGCCGCTGTTGATGCTGGGTGGTGCCTTCCTGTGTTTCGAGGGTTTCGAAAAGCTGGCCCACAAGTTCCTTCACTCCGGCGCCGAGCGGGAAACCGAGCACCAGCTGAAGCTCAAGGCGGTGCAGGATCCCAAGGTGGATCTGGTGGCCTTCGAGAAAAAGAAGATCCGCGGTGCCATCCGCACCGATTTCATCCTCTCGGCGGAGATCATCGTCATCGCCCTGGGCACGGTACAGGACGCCGATTTTGCCGTGCGCGCCGCCGTGGTCAGCGGCATCGCCGTGCTGATCACTGTTGTGGTCTATGGCCTGGTGGCGGGCATCGTCAAGATGGACGACGCCGGCCTGCACCTGCTCAGGGACCGCACCAAGAGCCGCATTGGCGCGGCCAAGCGGGGCCTGGGCCGCGGCCTGTTGGTGCTGGCGCCCAGGCTGATGAAGGCGCTGGCGGTGCTGGGTACGGCGGCCATGTTTCTGGTCGGCGGCGGCATACTGCTGCACGGCCTGCCCTTTGGCCACGAGCTGGTCCACCACCTCGAACAGTGGGCCCAGGGCCTGGCCTTTGGTGGCGCCGCCCTGGCCTGGCTGATGCCGGTACTGGCCAATGGCCTGGGTGGCCTGCTGGCCGGCGCCGTGCTGGTGGCGCTGCATGCCACAGGCTCCGGCCTGTACGGCCGGCTGCGCCACCAGCCCTACTGA
- a CDS encoding DUF1697 domain-containing protein yields MERYFAFLRAINVGGRTVTMSALRGHLQALGLEKVQTFIASGNVIFETECQDQAALEARIEAHLAQVLGFEVATFVVTGPELRAIIEHPAFSEEEMDAAQAYNIALMKAPLSTEAFARLKALENEQDGFASQGRAFYWLCRSKQSQSGFDNRRFERVARVQGTFRSISSLKRLAKKYELQDDH; encoded by the coding sequence ATGGAGCGCTATTTCGCCTTCCTGCGCGCCATCAATGTGGGCGGCCGTACCGTCACCATGTCGGCGCTCAGGGGCCACCTCCAGGCCCTGGGCCTGGAAAAGGTGCAGACCTTTATCGCCAGCGGTAATGTGATATTCGAAACCGAGTGCCAGGACCAGGCCGCTCTGGAGGCGCGTATCGAGGCGCACCTGGCCCAGGTGCTGGGCTTCGAGGTGGCCACCTTCGTGGTCACAGGACCCGAACTGAGGGCCATCATCGAGCATCCGGCCTTTAGTGAAGAGGAAATGGACGCCGCCCAGGCCTATAACATCGCCTTGATGAAGGCGCCACTGTCCACTGAAGCCTTCGCCCGGCTCAAGGCCCTGGAAAACGAACAGGACGGCTTCGCCAGCCAGGGCCGGGCCTTCTATTGGCTGTGCCGCAGCAAGCAGAGCCAGTCCGGCTTCGACAACAGGCGTTTCGAAAGGGTGGCCAGGGTGCAGGGCACCTTCAGGAGCATCAGCAGCCTGAAGCGGCTGGCCAAGAAATACGAGCTACAGGATGACCATTAG
- a CDS encoding DUF2589 domain-containing protein, whose translation MAVEGRELASLDFGNLIGGPLNAVVESQAKSAITTANFIKEVGFDKDGKIVNVDFSYNRKDDQGRDQEFTLTVPFLTMLPIPYITVDSAEIEFNAKITSTKESNMSSNFTQQVDASAGGSWWFAKASIKSKTSYQRQRSTTEKEERTFDMKVKVQARNADTPAGTERLLTILENTIEEKGGSVLSVSGVVTVYDAATDKKVVTLSNVSGIKVDWHLFINGTDVGEISAVDEAKKQITLKADPNDDINVSDDFECKKV comes from the coding sequence ATGGCTGTCGAAGGACGCGAACTGGCAAGTCTGGATTTTGGCAACCTGATCGGGGGACCGCTCAACGCCGTGGTCGAATCCCAGGCCAAGTCCGCCATCACCACCGCCAACTTCATCAAGGAGGTCGGTTTCGACAAGGACGGCAAGATCGTCAACGTGGACTTTTCCTATAACCGCAAGGACGACCAGGGCCGGGACCAGGAATTCACCCTGACCGTGCCTTTCCTGACCATGCTGCCCATTCCCTACATCACGGTGGACAGTGCCGAGATCGAATTCAACGCCAAGATCACTTCCACCAAAGAAAGCAACATGTCCAGCAACTTCACCCAGCAGGTAGATGCCAGCGCCGGTGGTAGCTGGTGGTTTGCCAAGGCCTCCATCAAGTCCAAGACCTCCTATCAGCGGCAGCGCTCCACCACCGAGAAGGAAGAGCGCACCTTCGACATGAAGGTCAAGGTCCAGGCCCGCAATGCCGACACCCCGGCCGGCACCGAACGCCTGCTGACCATACTGGAAAACACCATAGAGGAGAAAGGCGGCTCGGTGCTGTCCGTCTCCGGTGTTGTCACCGTCTATGACGCCGCTACCGACAAGAAGGTGGTTACCCTGAGCAACGTCAGTGGCATCAAGGTCGATTGGCACCTGTTCATCAACGGTACCGACGTTGGCGAGATCAGCGCCGTGGACGAAGCCAAGAAGCAGATCACCCTCAAGGCCGACCCCAACGACGACATCAATGTCAGCGACGACTTCGAGTGTAAGAAAGTCTAA
- a CDS encoding YebG family protein, whose translation MAVVIQYVVVREGVEKMTFTSKKEADAYDKLLDTADALAALLEKSPVELDDKAVEELSFYLASNKDQLLEAIKGAKPAPAAKKKTEKKETS comes from the coding sequence ATGGCCGTTGTCATTCAGTACGTGGTGGTACGAGAGGGCGTAGAAAAGATGACCTTTACATCCAAGAAAGAAGCCGATGCCTATGACAAGCTGCTGGACACCGCCGATGCGCTGGCGGCCCTGCTGGAAAAGTCACCGGTTGAACTGGATGACAAGGCCGTCGAGGAACTAAGTTTCTACCTGGCGTCTAACAAGGACCAGTTGCTGGAAGCCATCAAGGGCGCTAAGCCGGCTCCGGCAGCCAAGAAGAAGACGGAGAAAAAGGAGACCTCATGA
- a CDS encoding SIMPL domain-containing protein (The SIMPL domain is named for its presence in mouse protein SIMPL (signalling molecule that associates with mouse pelle-like kinase). Bacterial member BP26, from Brucella, was shown to assemble into a channel-like structure, while YggE from E. coli has been associated with resistance to oxidative stress.) — MKTMTLALVALLGSPLALAADRYVSVQGEAVRAVAPDQVLVQVSFSAEGADAQVLLEQVESQARPFLTELKGLGIAERHIQGHRFEVYPRYEKGKTIGLRAQQRYSVTVEGFERYPKVLKAAVAAGASHVGQGQLQYSKKDELYLELLAQALVNARAKAKLLAKAGDASLGKVLSVDEQGGFQPPVMYMRAAAMEAKGSGPVQTAGEIEVKASVSARFELD; from the coding sequence ATGAAGACCATGACCCTGGCCCTGGTGGCCTTGCTCGGTAGCCCCTTGGCCCTGGCCGCGGACCGTTACGTGTCGGTACAGGGGGAGGCCGTTCGTGCGGTGGCGCCGGATCAGGTGCTGGTGCAGGTGAGCTTCAGCGCCGAAGGGGCCGATGCCCAGGTGCTGCTGGAGCAGGTTGAGAGCCAGGCCAGGCCCTTCCTGACCGAGTTGAAGGGCCTGGGCATTGCCGAGCGGCATATCCAGGGGCACCGCTTCGAGGTTTACCCCCGTTACGAGAAGGGCAAGACCATAGGCCTGCGTGCCCAGCAGCGTTACAGCGTCACCGTCGAGGGCTTCGAACGTTATCCCAAGGTGCTCAAGGCCGCCGTGGCTGCCGGTGCCAGCCATGTGGGCCAGGGCCAGCTGCAGTATTCCAAGAAGGACGAGCTCTACCTGGAGCTGCTGGCACAAGCCCTGGTCAACGCCAGGGCCAAGGCAAAGCTGCTGGCCAAGGCCGGCGATGCCAGCCTGGGCAAGGTGCTCAGTGTCGATGAACAGGGCGGCTTCCAGCCTCCCGTCATGTACATGCGTGCCGCCGCCATGGAGGCCAAGGGCAGCGGGCCGGTCCAGACCGCCGGCGAAATAGAGGTCAAGGCCAGCGTCTCGGCCCGTTTCGAGCTGGACTAA
- a CDS encoding ABC transporter ATP-binding protein, giving the protein MSTQAGANPFRWSQILALAHPYRTRLVKAHVIALFATAAAVPLPLMMPLLVDEVLLNQPGTGIRLWNQVLPQGWQQPTAYILATLVLVLLLRISSVLLNIWQSRQFTLIGKAITFRLRKSLIEHLARMEIRAFESRGAGSIGSHLITDLETIDRFIGESLGKFLIGLLTIIGTAVVLLLIDWQLGLMILVLNPFIIWLSRRIGRKVKVLKGMENQAFERFQGQATETLDAMQEVRSSGRMDFFRDRLLGSADHLRQRAQEFSWKSEAAGRFSFLIFLSGFEVFRAIAMLMVLLSDLSVGEIFAVFGYLWFMMGPVQELLGMQYSYYGASAALDRLARLQALPVETDSGKATPLRQPVTLSFEEVHFAYEPDRPVLQGVNLEVPAGAKVALVGTSGGGKSTLIQLLLGLYRPLSGQIRLNGEPIEDIGLAQVRSQVGTVLQHPVLFNDSVRNNLCLGRNSQDGELWQALAVAQLDDFVRGLPEGLDTQVGSRGVRLSGGQRQRLAIARLVLKDPALVILDEATSALDSETEAALHQALGNFLKGRTTLIVAHRHSAVRQADLVYVLDDGKVVESGRHDELLARDGIYQALYGAH; this is encoded by the coding sequence GTGTCCACCCAAGCAGGGGCAAATCCCTTCCGTTGGTCGCAAATCCTCGCCCTGGCCCATCCCTACCGCACCAGGCTGGTCAAGGCCCATGTGATAGCCCTGTTCGCCACCGCGGCAGCCGTGCCCCTGCCGCTGATGATGCCGCTGCTGGTGGACGAGGTGCTGCTCAATCAGCCGGGCACCGGCATCCGCCTCTGGAACCAGGTATTGCCCCAGGGTTGGCAGCAGCCCACGGCCTATATCCTGGCCACCCTAGTGCTGGTACTGCTGCTTCGGATCAGCAGCGTGCTGCTCAACATCTGGCAATCCAGGCAATTCACCCTGATCGGCAAGGCCATCACCTTCAGGCTCAGGAAAAGCCTTATCGAACACCTGGCGCGGATGGAGATCAGGGCCTTCGAGTCCCGCGGCGCCGGCAGCATCGGCTCCCACCTGATCACCGATCTGGAAACCATCGACCGTTTCATCGGCGAGAGCCTGGGCAAGTTCCTGATTGGCCTGTTGACCATCATTGGCACCGCCGTGGTGCTGCTGCTGATCGACTGGCAGCTGGGGCTGATGATCCTGGTGCTCAACCCCTTCATCATCTGGCTGTCGAGGCGGATCGGCAGGAAGGTCAAGGTGCTCAAGGGCATGGAAAACCAGGCTTTCGAACGTTTCCAGGGCCAGGCCACCGAGACCCTGGACGCCATGCAGGAGGTACGCAGTTCGGGGCGCATGGACTTCTTCCGCGACCGCCTGCTGGGCAGCGCCGACCACCTGCGCCAGCGGGCCCAGGAGTTCAGCTGGAAGTCCGAGGCGGCCGGGCGCTTTTCCTTCCTGATCTTCCTGTCCGGTTTCGAGGTCTTCCGGGCCATTGCCATGCTGATGGTGCTGCTGAGCGACCTAAGCGTCGGTGAGATCTTCGCGGTGTTCGGCTACCTGTGGTTCATGATGGGCCCGGTCCAGGAGCTGCTCGGCATGCAATACAGCTATTACGGGGCCAGCGCCGCCCTGGACAGGCTGGCCCGCCTCCAGGCGCTGCCCGTCGAAACGGACAGCGGCAAGGCCACACCCTTGCGCCAGCCCGTGACCTTGTCCTTCGAGGAGGTGCATTTTGCCTATGAGCCGGACCGGCCGGTGCTGCAGGGGGTGAACCTGGAGGTGCCGGCCGGGGCCAAGGTGGCCCTGGTGGGAACCTCCGGCGGTGGCAAGTCGACCCTGATCCAGTTGCTGCTGGGCCTCTATCGCCCCTTGTCCGGGCAGATCCGCCTCAACGGCGAGCCCATTGAGGATATCGGCCTGGCCCAGGTACGCAGCCAGGTAGGCACAGTGTTGCAGCACCCGGTGCTGTTCAACGATTCGGTACGCAACAACCTCTGCCTGGGCCGCAACAGCCAGGACGGCGAACTCTGGCAGGCGCTGGCGGTGGCACAGCTGGACGATTTCGTAAGGGGCTTGCCGGAAGGCCTGGATACCCAGGTGGGCAGTCGCGGGGTACGCCTCAGTGGCGGCCAACGCCAGCGTCTGGCCATCGCCCGACTGGTGCTCAAGGATCCGGCTCTGGTGATCCTCGACGAGGCCACCTCGGCCCTGGACAGCGAAACGGAAGCGGCCCTGCACCAGGCGCTGGGCAACTTCCTGAAAGGACGCACCACCCTGATCGTGGCGCACCGCCACAGCGCCGTGCGCCAGGCGGATCTGGTCTATGTGCTGGATGACGGGAAAGTGGTGGAATCGGGCCGGCACGACGAGCTGCTGGCCCGGGACGGGATCTACCAGGCCCTATACGGCGCCCATTAG
- a CDS encoding GAF domain-containing protein: MTDKQGFYAEMTQMMTGLISGEPNLIANLANVSALLNEHLDDINWVGFYLLEGDTLVLGPFQGKAACVRIPVGKGVCGTAVSEARTQRVQDVHAFPGHIACDAASNAEIVVPLVVNGAIIGVLDIDSPSQGRFDQGDEDGLNELVAALGAALAKDGN; encoded by the coding sequence ATGACCGACAAGCAAGGCTTCTATGCCGAAATGACCCAGATGATGACCGGCCTGATCAGCGGCGAGCCCAACCTGATCGCCAACCTGGCCAATGTCAGCGCGCTGCTCAACGAGCACCTGGATGACATCAACTGGGTGGGCTTCTACCTGCTGGAGGGCGATACCCTGGTGCTGGGTCCCTTCCAGGGCAAGGCGGCCTGTGTGCGCATTCCTGTAGGCAAGGGGGTGTGTGGTACGGCCGTGTCCGAGGCTCGTACCCAAAGGGTCCAGGATGTCCACGCCTTCCCCGGCCATATCGCCTGTGACGCCGCCTCCAACGCCGAAATAGTGGTACCGCTGGTGGTCAATGGCGCCATTATCGGGGTCCTCGATATCGACTCCCCCAGCCAGGGCCGATTCGACCAGGGCGATGAAGACGGCCTGAATGAATTGGTGGCCGCGTTGGGCGCGGCGCTCGCTAAGGATGGTAATTAA
- the proQ gene encoding RNA chaperone ProQ: protein MEQTDKLPNTKAVIAFLAERFPQCFTLEGEAKPLKIGIFQELAERLAEESCVSKTQLRVALRHYTNSWRYLRSVKLGVSRVDLDGNDAGVIEEEHAKHALEALHESMRKAGIDPDKKSYKKPPAKPGRKPNSDTRVKGKVNRPKPQPVDAGALKVGDAVRVAGGKRPLPGTVVAIDKDSVQVQLVTGMVMHVKGEHLLAAKGE from the coding sequence ATGGAACAAACTGACAAGCTTCCCAATACCAAAGCGGTCATCGCCTTTCTGGCCGAGCGCTTTCCCCAATGCTTTACCCTCGAAGGTGAGGCAAAACCCCTGAAAATCGGCATCTTCCAGGAACTGGCCGAGCGCCTGGCGGAAGAGAGCTGTGTTTCCAAGACCCAGTTGCGGGTGGCCCTGCGCCACTACACCAACTCCTGGCGCTACCTGCGCTCGGTGAAGCTGGGCGTGAGCCGCGTCGACCTGGACGGCAACGACGCCGGCGTGATCGAAGAAGAGCATGCCAAGCATGCCCTTGAAGCCCTGCACGAAAGCATGCGCAAGGCCGGCATCGATCCCGACAAGAAAAGTTACAAAAAACCGCCAGCCAAGCCTGGCCGTAAACCAAACAGCGACACTAGGGTCAAAGGAAAGGTAAACCGTCCCAAGCCCCAGCCTGTCGATGCCGGCGCGCTGAAGGTAGGGGATGCCGTTCGTGTCGCGGGTGGCAAGAGGCCGTTGCCCGGAACTGTGGTTGCCATTGACAAGGATTCGGTGCAGGTTCAGCTTGTGACTGGCATGGTCATGCATGTCAAAGGCGAGCATCTGCTGGCAGCCAAGGGAGAATAA
- the prc gene encoding carboxy terminal-processing peptidase, whose product MQKVIRIGALCAAVVSAMALAVEPVVPLSELPKLAPEAQHVTATKRVTALLRRSHYRQFAMDDKLSSQIFDRYIQNLDYNRSIFLAADIQGFERYRDQLDNALVKGDMAFAYDIYQLALKRRYERFSYALSLLDQPMDFSKDEKYEYDRKEAPWATSVEELNRIWRARVKYDALSLKMAGKDWPQIQETLGKRYNNAIKRLAQSQSEDVYQLAMNAFAHTVEPHTSYLSPRNADRFQMEMNLELEGIGAVLQSVDDYTVIASLVPGGPADKSGALAVDDKITAVAQEDGKFVDIVGMRLDDVVDLIKGPKGSKVRLEVLPGGSVSAQPKVVTLERDKIRLEDRAAKSEVYEVPYGAYQGQQVGVISIPSFYVGLSEDVKKELAKLEEQGVAGIIVDLRGNGGGALSEASALSGLFINEGPVVQVRNASGRIAVNGDSDGVTYYEGPLTILVDRYSASASEIFAAAMQDYGRGLIVGENSFGKGTVQQHRGLGRLYDLFEKPLGHVQYTIAKFYRIDGGSTQHKGVIPDILLPSEVAPEEVGESTEKNALPWDHIDRAEYQDLAMVGHLAELRQRHDQRIKQDPEFAYVFEDIAEYQARKEDKSVSLNQKSRELEREQDDNKRLERLNARLQRQGLEPVKSLDEAPKDFQEPDVYLAETARITLDYIQLGQLAKK is encoded by the coding sequence ATGCAGAAGGTGATTCGGATTGGGGCGCTGTGCGCCGCTGTGGTTTCCGCGATGGCGCTGGCCGTTGAGCCGGTGGTACCGCTGTCGGAGCTGCCCAAGTTGGCGCCCGAGGCCCAGCACGTGACAGCCACCAAGAGGGTCACCGCTCTGCTGCGTCGTTCCCACTATCGGCAGTTCGCCATGGACGACAAGCTGTCGTCCCAGATCTTCGACCGCTACATCCAGAACCTGGACTACAACCGCAGCATCTTCCTGGCTGCCGACATCCAGGGCTTCGAGCGCTATCGCGATCAGCTGGACAACGCGCTGGTCAAGGGCGACATGGCCTTTGCCTATGACATCTACCAGCTGGCCCTGAAACGCCGCTACGAGCGCTTCAGCTACGCGCTGTCCCTGCTGGACCAGCCCATGGATTTCAGCAAGGACGAAAAGTACGAGTACGATCGCAAGGAGGCCCCCTGGGCCACCAGCGTCGAGGAGCTGAACCGCATCTGGCGTGCCAGGGTCAAGTACGACGCCCTGAGCCTGAAGATGGCCGGCAAGGACTGGCCGCAGATCCAGGAAACCCTGGGCAAGCGCTACAACAACGCCATCAAGCGGCTGGCCCAGTCCCAGAGCGAAGACGTCTACCAGCTGGCCATGAACGCCTTCGCCCATACGGTGGAGCCCCATACCAGTTACCTGTCGCCCCGCAACGCCGATCGCTTCCAGATGGAAATGAACCTGGAGCTGGAAGGCATAGGTGCCGTGCTGCAGTCCGTTGATGATTACACCGTCATCGCCTCCCTGGTGCCCGGCGGTCCGGCCGACAAGTCCGGCGCGCTGGCGGTGGACGACAAGATCACCGCCGTGGCCCAGGAAGACGGCAAGTTTGTCGACATCGTCGGCATGCGCCTGGATGACGTGGTGGATCTCATCAAGGGGCCCAAGGGGTCCAAGGTTCGCCTGGAGGTCCTGCCCGGCGGCTCCGTGTCCGCACAGCCCAAGGTGGTGACCCTGGAGCGTGACAAGATCCGCCTGGAAGACAGGGCCGCCAAGTCCGAAGTCTACGAGGTGCCCTATGGCGCCTACCAGGGCCAACAGGTGGGGGTGATCAGCATTCCCAGCTTCTACGTGGGCCTGAGCGAAGACGTCAAGAAGGAGCTGGCCAAGCTGGAAGAGCAGGGCGTGGCCGGCATCATCGTCGACCTGCGTGGTAACGGCGGCGGCGCCCTCAGCGAAGCCTCCGCCCTGTCCGGCCTGTTCATCAACGAAGGCCCTGTGGTGCAGGTACGCAACGCCAGCGGCCGCATTGCCGTCAATGGCGACAGTGACGGCGTCACCTACTACGAGGGGCCCCTCACCATACTGGTGGATAGGTACAGTGCCTCCGCCTCCGAGATCTTCGCCGCCGCCATGCAGGACTACGGCCGTGGCCTTATCGTCGGCGAGAACTCCTTTGGCAAGGGCACGGTGCAGCAGCATCGCGGCCTGGGCCGCCTCTACGATCTGTTCGAGAAACCCCTGGGCCACGTGCAGTACACCATCGCCAAGTTCTATCGCATCGATGGCGGCAGCACCCAGCACAAGGGGGTGATCCCCGATATCCTGCTGCCGTCGGAGGTGGCGCCGGAGGAAGTGGGCGAGAGCACCGAGAAGAACGCGTTGCCCTGGGATCATATCGACCGGGCCGAGTACCAGGATCTGGCCATGGTTGGCCACCTGGCCGAATTGCGCCAGCGCCATGATCAACGCATCAAGCAGGATCCCGAGTTCGCCTACGTGTTCGAAGACATTGCCGAGTACCAGGCCAGGAAGGAAGACAAGTCCGTTTCCCTCAACCAGAAGAGCCGGGAGCTGGAACGTGAACAGGATGATAACAAGCGCCTGGAAAGGCTCAATGCCCGCCTGCAGCGCCAGGGGCTGGAGCCGGTGAAATCCCTGGACGAAGCGCCCAAGGATTTCCAGGAACCGGATGTCTATCTTGCTGAAACGGCAAGGATAACGCTCGACTATATCCAACTCGGCCAGTTGGCCAAGAAGTAG
- a CDS encoding sodium-dependent transporter, with protein sequence MQSDKQHSAGARWSSRFAYVLAATGAAVGLGNIWKFPYIMGENGGGAFVLVYLLCILFIGIPVMMAEVVIGKFGRATPGKASAELAKASGKAPTWSLVGWMGVCAGYLILSFYVVIAGWALAYIFKAGAGDFTGASPKHIGSLFGNLTGDAWEMLGWTTAMVLLTVGVIGKGVKAGLERAVSSMMPLMFILLLILAGYAGTKGDFAAAFHFMFDPDFSKLTINGVVVALGHAFFTLSLASGIMIMYGAYLPEGTSITKTSLWIAFADTLVALMAGLAIYPIVFANGLEPGAGPGLIFQTLPIAFGQMPGGQLFGTLFFVMLVFAAFTSALALIESSVAWLVERRSFSRWQAALTAGFGIWLLSLGSIASFAGLEFAQFDLPIGKNFFEALDYLTANVALPLGGLFIAIFVSWIAKQQVVKGVLGEGKVFAVWQFTLRFIAPVAILLVFLQLIGVISL encoded by the coding sequence ATGCAGTCGGATAAACAACACTCAGCCGGTGCCCGCTGGTCAAGCCGCTTTGCCTATGTGCTGGCGGCCACGGGCGCTGCCGTCGGCCTGGGCAACATCTGGAAGTTTCCCTACATCATGGGCGAGAACGGGGGCGGTGCCTTCGTGCTGGTCTACCTGCTTTGCATCCTCTTCATCGGTATCCCGGTGATGATGGCCGAGGTGGTCATCGGCAAGTTCGGCCGCGCCACGCCCGGCAAGGCCTCCGCCGAGCTGGCCAAGGCGTCCGGCAAGGCGCCGACCTGGAGCCTGGTGGGCTGGATGGGGGTCTGTGCCGGCTACCTGATCCTGTCCTTCTACGTGGTCATCGCCGGCTGGGCCCTGGCCTATATCTTCAAGGCCGGGGCAGGGGACTTCACCGGCGCCAGCCCCAAGCATATCGGCAGCCTGTTCGGTAACCTCACCGGCGATGCCTGGGAAATGCTGGGCTGGACCACGGCCATGGTGCTGCTGACCGTCGGCGTCATCGGCAAGGGCGTCAAGGCCGGCCTGGAAAGGGCGGTGTCGAGCATGATGCCGCTGATGTTCATCCTGTTGCTGATCCTGGCCGGCTATGCCGGCACCAAGGGCGATTTCGCCGCCGCCTTCCACTTCATGTTCGATCCGGATTTCTCCAAGCTCACCATCAACGGCGTGGTGGTGGCCCTGGGCCATGCCTTCTTCACCCTGAGCCTGGCGTCGGGGATCATGATCATGTACGGCGCCTACCTGCCGGAAGGCACCTCCATCACCAAGACCTCGCTGTGGATCGCCTTTGCCGATACCCTGGTGGCACTGATGGCGGGCCTGGCCATCTATCCCATCGTCTTCGCCAACGGTCTGGAGCCCGGCGCCGGTCCTGGACTGATATTCCAGACCCTGCCCATCGCCTTCGGCCAGATGCCCGGCGGCCAGCTGTTCGGCACCCTGTTCTTCGTGATGCTGGTGTTTGCGGCCTTTACCTCGGCCCTGGCCCTGATCGAGTCGTCCGTGGCCTGGCTGGTGGAAAGGCGCAGTTTCAGCCGCTGGCAGGCGGCCCTGACCGCCGGTTTCGGGATCTGGCTGTTGAGCCTGGGCTCCATCGCCTCCTTCGCCGGCTTGGAGTTCGCCCAGTTCGATCTGCCCATAGGCAAGAACTTCTTCGAGGCCCTGGATTACCTGACCGCCAACGTGGCGCTGCCCCTGGGCGGCCTGTTCATCGCCATTTTCGTGAGCTGGATCGCGAAACAGCAAGTCGTCAAGGGCGTGCTGGGGGAAGGGAAAGTCTTCGCCGTTTGGCAATTTACCCTGCGTTTCATCGCACCGGTGGCCATTTTGCTAGTATTTCTGCAGCTGATCGGGGTGATCTCCCTGTAG